Within the Proteiniborus sp. DW1 genome, the region TAAATATCTTGTATGAGAAATATGGAATGGTAGAAGAAGATTTTACTTCAGCTGAATTTGAAATAGTTCCTGCAGGAAAGGCTAAGGATGTAGGTATTGACAGGAGCATGGTTGGGGGCTATGGTCAAGATGATAGAGCTTGTGCCTTTACAGCACTTAAAGCAATACTTAACGTAGAAAATCCTAACAGAACGGCAGTCGCTTTATTTGTAGATAAAGAAGAGATTGGTAGTGTTGGTAATACAGGAATGGAATCTATGTTCTTTGAAAATATGGTTTCTGAGCTTATAGCCTTATCTAATACTAGTTACAGTGATTTAATAGTCAAGAGAGCTTTAGCAAACTCAAAAGTCCTATCTGCAGATACACTAGCTGGCTTCGATCCAAATTATCCTGAAGTACTAGATAAGAAAAATTCTCCTTTTATAGGTAAAGGAATTACTCTAGTCAAATACACAGGTGTTAGAGGAAAAGGCGGCAGTAATGATGCTAACTCTGAATATTTAGGAGAGGTTAGAAAGCTATTTAATGATAACAATATTATTTGGCAAATGGGTGAGCTAGGTAAAGTAGACCAAGGTGGCGGTGGAACAATAGCTTACATATTAGCTAGATATGGGATGGAAGTAGTAGACTGTGGAGTGCCACTTTTAAGTGTTCATGCTCCTTATGAGATTGCAAGCAAGGCTGATATTTATATGACATATAAAGGATATAAGGTATTTTTTGAATCATAAAAAATAGCCGAGGATTTGTCCTCGGCTAATATAATTATCTGTTCTATAACTGTGCTTTAGATATATACTCAATTACAAAATCCCTGAAGGTCAGACTTAATGGTGAAAGCTGTCTTTTTTTATGATAAACAAAATAAAATTGACGCCTTAAATCTAAACCTTTAATATTATAGGGCTTCAATATACCTAAATCCATTTCTCTTTTAATAGCTCTTTCAGAAATGAAGCTTATTCCAATACCTAACTCAATAAATTTTTTAATAGTTTCGATATCCTCAATATAGGCAAGTATGTTAAAGGTATCTAAATCAAG harbors:
- a CDS encoding aminopeptidase; the protein is MGDKTEGKKLQDLLTHKWRNSWEHFNESEVKDVFETGEEYKYFLDICKTERESAEEIVKRAREKGYISIEELIKNQKQIEPGMKIYAENKNKAVALFVIGKEKLENGMNIVGSHIDAPRIDLKQFPLYEDSELALLKTHYYGGIKKYQWVALPLALHGVLIKKNGEKVKVVIGEEEDDPVFFITDLLPHLAKDQMAKKMDEGITGEGLNVLFGSIPYNEKELSDRVKLNVLNILYEKYGMVEEDFTSAEFEIVPAGKAKDVGIDRSMVGGYGQDDRACAFTALKAILNVENPNRTAVALFVDKEEIGSVGNTGMESMFFENMVSELIALSNTSYSDLIVKRALANSKVLSADTLAGFDPNYPEVLDKKNSPFIGKGITLVKYTGVRGKGGSNDANSEYLGEVRKLFNDNNIIWQMGELGKVDQGGGGTIAYILARYGMEVVDCGVPLLSVHAPYEIASKADIYMTYKGYKVFFES